The sequence AATGGACAAGCTTACACAAGACGCCGCGGTGGTCACCATAAATCATGTTGATTTTACTGGCAAGTTAATTAGTTTATTGTTAGATGTCGAaccacaaaatttaaataattaggaaAGGAACGAGTAGCCTTACTCCAAACAATATCCTTAAAGGTTTGATCAGACAGCGGACGGGGCGTGGATGTCACACTGTGGACGTGATGATCCTGTAAGCGTCGCGTCAGCTTGGCGTGATTTCTCGAGCATTTTGAAACAAGCTCTTTGAGATTTCTTACTATTCATTTCCAAATAGTTGATTTCAAGCTCGCAATTTTGTATGGGGAGTGACCCAAATCATACAAAAACTGTGCTCGAACACTTTTGATTAGTCTTTCAACTCTCTCCATGTCCATTTTTGTAGTTGAATACACAGCTGCCGTCACGCCGGGCGCGACGCGTTGCGTTCCGTTATCTGTTTGACTACTACAACGAATACCCATATAACACAACGTGTAGCGACGCGCTCACGCCCCGTTCGCGCCCCATACCGCCGTACTTTTCTTGTACTACCATCGGGTGCGACGCTACCGTTGGCGTTAATTAGTACATTACTACTGTTCACGTCGCGCCAGCGTCGCGTCGCCGTCCCGCCCCGTTCGCTGTCTGACCAAACCTTAAAGCAACACAATAGGAAGGAAAATAGTAGAGTTGATTGGAAAAAAAGCAAGTTATTGCTAGGAACACTAGACGGTAAAAACATTTGTGTTTGTCACCAAAAAATTAAGTGTATAAGAATGTTCCAGAATACGTACGCTTTTctagtaaaaaaactttagaggtgtcaagggacaccggGATGGAatgaaattcctttcgattaatttatatgttaattggtatcataacagtatgatagattttctcgacaccaatcttacgacgaaaaaaaagccaacatcacgaggtgttcccaggcggtcatccatccaagtactgacctcgcccgacgttgcttaacttcggtgatcggacgagaaccgatgtattacaatagcaaaaaagtgtcgtgacaacttttcgtaagaattttttccgtctagccccctttcacaacgcgcgataaggaacttcgttccaaaaaaaacagaataagaaaaataaagatcTAAACACGCTAGTGAAGTAAGAAATGCTGTTATAAAAATCTGCGCGAAAGattctaattatatttataaccaGACTACTTCAGCAATGTAGTTAAGATAtggttatgttaataaaattgttataccTGTTACAGACAATATAAATCCAATACCATTGGACTCAAGAATGAACCCTGATTTCTATAGAACGACAGCAACTGTAGTCGGCTTTGGTACAGTTGGAGCTGGTGAGTTAATGAAGCAATTTTTAATCATGatgtaaaacttttaaacACGGCACGCAAGTTTTCTAGTATATCTACAGTTTATAtccgtggtcacggtgactgaagacacaaggtgttgaatgtcaaaaaagtatcacagctgtagaaaaagttgtatcatcttttagtcgataccaactccggggaaataaatacagataatacaactttttctataGCTATGATACTTTtatgacattcaacaccttttgtcttcagtcaccgtgacacgcacgctgtaaagcaggCGAAACGTCGGGTCAattgaaaattatgtaaaataattgtatataataatacataactttaatccggttaaaaagtgttttctttaagtattattGCGATCAGATCTTCTATGCGTTAATTATTACGAAAACCAGCATATATAGAGCATGCTacattttcagtataatattCTAATACTACACAGAGACAGTACACTCAATACAGTGaatcatataataatagtCGTAATGAATacctttgttttaattaacgtAAACCTATATATAAGCAACCCAAAAACCGCACTTTCTTTGCCAACGCATTTTCTCCTTCCGGGCCCTTTCATGTTTAACCACttccttaaaaacaaaattatcactaaaatttcaaaactcacattatatttacttaaaatttcaAACAACATCTTGTCTGTCTTGTCTGATgtagaaaatattcttattgtgcAAATATAGTTTCAATTTGCATTAGTGCTATGTAGAAATCATAAAGTGAAATACAGTTTATTCAAAAGGTATTTTGATTTATGATTGAGTGGGACTGgctgcccacaacacagggaatgCTAGTGCACTTTTTACtgtgtaaaataaagttttttctttctttaatatttagataAGGATCGTAAGTTTTCAATGAGGGATATTAAGGTCGAAATAATACATCCAAACCAATGCTACTTAACATTTGGTTACACGACAATAGTGGCTTCAGTGAATTGCGCAAAAAATGTCGTTGGTAATATTTCCTGTACTGGTGACACTGGAGGTCCTCTTATCATTGATAATATGTtggtaagtatattttttacaactcATATAGATCCTTTTAGCGACTTAACGTTCAGGTTGAgggtacaaattttaaatggcTTCTAGTACTAGGAAGGATGAATCAAGCAATACTCACgagatgtttttaaatttatatgtcaaattttgttaagaaatatgggcatacaataataatttattgacgcAACAATCCTTCATAGGTCCTGGACTGGAttgtaaattttcttttaaattttttaagaaGTAGAAAACTGCTTTTGACACTCAATTAGCCTCATAGGATCTTCATAAGTCTTGTATATAAATAGCATTTccttcttatattttttaatgtattatgtaagtcagtgcagagcagtgttggccaagtggcttcagcgactCTCATAACTGAGGTCggaggttcgatccccggctgtgcaccaatggactttctttctatgtgcgcatttaacatttgctcgaatggtaaaggaaaacatcgtgaggaaaccgacatgtcttagacccaaaaagtcgacggcgtgtgccaggcactggaggctgatcacctacttgcctagtagatttaaaaatgatcatgaaacagatttagaaatctgaggccaagacctaaagaggttgcagcgccactgattattattatgtaagtcaatataatattgtttcacTTTTGCCGTAAAGAAATATGTACTTACAGGCAGTAAATcctattattttctaattattagtgtatatatatatattgaagtCGGatacttacatatttttttgaaaggatttattcattatttttcagGGCGGCATCGCATCTTTCACCGGACCACAAGGTTGCGAACGTAATATACCCGTTGCCTATTACTTAATAGTTTACGCTGATTATTGGATTCGTCAATTCTTGTAGACTGTTTCAAACTAGGAATTGAgtaaatttcatttttgactacaaaaataacatCTTTCTATCTAAAAATCTAACCGTTGGTTTAATTGTAAATCATATTTGTATTGTTTCagagaataaattaaattttgagaATGTATTCAGAAAACTTTCGTCCATAAGAACATTTAAAGATCTATAGTGACAAATAtccttgtttttattaatagcaaAGTTAAGACTTAACAGAACGCGAAGTAACTTCTAAAATTGAGCGTTGTTCGTGGATTATCTTAATTATACAAACCAGACGTTCATGAATATTTAACCGTCAAACTTCTCTAACTTAATTTCTATACTGTATTTGATGGTAACAACATCTCAACGTCATTaatagcattaaaaatacgtatttattcaaaaatttaatgtttccgacagaatataaaaaaaaattgacggctttttagcttttttcaagggttttatttatttacaaaaaaacataatccTGTTTTACAGACAAACCCAAACCCTTAATTGACAAGGATACATAACCAAGTACAATAAACAAGATATTAATCAGGAAAAATgcaaatgaaaaaattaactaattattctAACAAATAGTAGAACTTTTGAAGTGTTCTTGATGACATCAGGATTCAGGGCTgatattataaacacaatacTAGTTTTCTGTCAGTCTAATAAAGGAACACAACTAAGAATGAAACCAATGTAcaacaaataagtaaaaacatataaaaatataaattattgtgtaaTTTCGGTTTGGCGGTTGAAATGTTCGAAATCCTATTCATAATACTTTCAGTAGCAAATTCTTCAATACCCCTGCAGTTAGATGGTGTTGGACCCATTGATGAGATTAGATAAAACGtccaaaaactttatttaaactttgagTTAAAAACGTTTAAACCTTCGCCTGCTTTTGGGTTCAAAAATACCCGAAATCTAATCTTATTACAAAGAAAagattgaataaaattttgaaagcTCCCTACATTGAAGTTAATGGATATTGGCATTTTAGCAAGGAGAATTCAGCAAATAATTCAGATTTTCTGTGAAACGCTCGAGTAATATCCGTCCCAAACGCTCCACTAGCGGTCCCGAACTCAAACGACTGTCGCCTGACTTTTATTGTACTCGATTTTTATCGCATAAATGAAAAATGAGCACTGTTTAATGTCAGACATTACAGTAATATATAATGAgtattttaatcaacaataattgtattttaatttacattgtCACGACTAGCTATGAACCTTAAAAACTAAAGGTTTATACATATAACTCAATCTGAGCTTTTCACATATTACCCGTTTTCTTTAACCTCTTTTATGTAGGTAATCCGTCTTTTAGCCCTAATTAACAGCGTCTATAAGgatattagtaatttttttatttaaattctaaaatatttactattatagTAAAAATGCACGGCTGGGGTACAAGCGCACGATTAACCATCTAACACACTATCgatcataatacataataaaaaatggtgaaattctgaaatattaaaaagctttCGAATAAGTTTAACCTCTAAGCTTGAATTATTGATTCCCATCACCAACTTTTCGAGTATCTAATGTTGTCTGAATAGTTTAGGCCGATACTTTCGTTcagcaattaattatttgatttaaatcgGTAATAAACAACTGAACTCGAACTTTATAAGTTCATGATCTTGATGCTAATACttaaaactgaaaaaaataatgagtATGTAGTAAGTAACCTATCTACATCAATATTTATGTAGATAGGTTGACGATTGTAGCATTACATTACATTCCAtactcattatttttttatcgttCCTACACAGATTTCAATATAAGCGTCAAGAACGTGAACTTATAAAGTTCGATGACCCTTATGAAGCAGTAATATTGTTAATTCATACTTTTTAGTGCATTTTGCAGACGGTTAGGTGGGAAGATAAATATTCACCCACAATCCTACCCACGATGGACATTGCATAATGGTTTCTGCGCCCCGTACCAACCCACCAGTCTAGAGTAGGTTGTCCTGTTAACTATCTTGAGCGATCCAACCAACCAatggaatttattattgtcCGTACTCTTttcttacattattattatctttcttatttaattcttgattttgatttgtttattttataaccagAAATTCAtgcattaattttaagatatattaattttaagatagattaatatgatttcttttatctattataaaaaatatgtttctttaGTATCCTGactatcatatttttttattatttcttgtttCCAAGACAACATCGTGTAACATCGCCCTCATAAACCGTCTAATATGGGCTCTTAGCGTTCATTGCTTCTACAGGTTTTAATACATGCCTGTAAATATGTTTCCAATCTTTCCAATGAATCAGACGCAAAAATATGTCTGCACCATGTagtgtatttaaatttcatataaacgTTTTTAATTCTTTGACATTTATAATGTGAAAAATACCAAACCATGAATTAAAGGATTCAAATTACCAATGAGATCCGCCTTTCAAAGTCCATCCAAGcctaaatatttcataatgtaTTTGCATTGTGATAAATATTGATGTCTATTGGGAAAATTGCTTAGTCATAATATGATAAATGGTTCTGTTGCGAAAGGTTCGCAATCCCCAAACTACAAACttcatgaaaatttaatatgagATTTACGCTTATTAAATAGCACGTGAGTTAGCAATCTCCTTTCTGCATAGTTTTGCTGTTGAATAGTTGGAAACTACTAAAGGACTGTTTCACCTTGTAAATTAGGTTGGTTATAAAACTATGCCTAAATTAAATAGCATTATGATatgttctataaatataagCGACTTTGAAAtgtactaaatttttttttttttttataaaacagggggcaaacgggcaggagg is a genomic window of Pieris napi chromosome 13, ilPieNapi1.2, whole genome shotgun sequence containing:
- the LOC125055244 gene encoding collagenase-like; this translates as MRLLILISVLITINNAFEYEPLVTNYHGEVGIPEAARIRAAEAAMSPNNEAVKYPYVAGLIIKLTSGEESVCSASLLSNTILVTAARCWRTNYHQGDTMTVVLGSNFLFSGGVRVNTNQVVIHPRYKMDKLTQDAAVVTINHVDFTDNINPIPLDSRMNPDFYRTTATVVGFGTVGADKDRKFSMRDIKVEIIHPNQCYLTFGYTTIVASVNCAKNVVGNISCTGDTGGPLIIDNMLGGIASFTGPQGCERNIPVAYYLIVYADYWIRQFL